A window of Dysgonomonadaceae bacterium PH5-43 contains these coding sequences:
- a CDS encoding CzcA family heavy metal efflux pump (product_source=TIGR00914; cath_funfam=1.20.1640.10,3.30.2090.10,3.30.70.1430; cog=COG3696; pfam=PF00873; superfamily=82693,82714,82866; tigrfam=TIGR00914; transmembrane_helix_parts=Outside_1_4,TMhelix_5_27,Inside_28_334,TMhelix_335_357,Outside_358_360,TMhelix_361_383,Inside_384_439,TMhelix_440_462,Outside_463_471,TMhelix_472_494,Inside_495_535,TMhelix_536_558,Outside_559_863,TMhelix_864_881,Inside_882_887,TMhelix_888_910,Outside_911_913,TMhelix_914_936,Inside_937_962,TMhelix_963_982,Outside_983_994,TMhelix_995_1017,Inside_1018_1027) has protein sequence MLNKIISFSLNNKLFILLAAVLLVVYGVYTTDKMDIDVFPDLTAPTVVVMTDAEGMASEEVERLVTFPIETAVNGATDVRRVRSSSMQGYSFVWIEFDWGTDIFKARQIVSEKMVTLTESMPEGIQPVLAPQSSVMGEILFIGLQSDTTSLMELRTIAEWLVQPVILATGGVSQVTIIGGEYKQYQVLADPNLMKYYGVSLSELSEVCSSISENSTGGVVREFGNEYMLRGMARTHDLEELGNTFVKHNNNQPVYLSDVAEVKIGAAVKMGTASQNASPAVIVSVSKQPNINTLNVTNNIEKNLEELQKTLPADVKMDTKIFRQADFINTSVNNVSRALVEGALFVIIILFLFLGSFRTTIISVIAIPLSLLGAIIIMHLLGMNINTMSLGGMCIAIGSLVDDAIIDVENVYKRLKQNHQKPKPDRESSFKIVFEASKEIRASIINATMIIIVAFIPLFFLSGMEGRMLKPLGIAYIVSLFMSLIVAMTLTPLLCKMLLSNEKYLDKNKKDSWLVRNLSKWYKITLEGALRYKKTILSSAIALFVVALVLFSTMGSAFLPEFNEGALTISAVCKPGVSLEESDKAGQLMERELLSIPEVQTTARRTGRGELDEHSQSTNGAEIDVNFTLGERSQEEFLTEVRERLGNIPGVATTVGQPLGHRIDHMLSGTRANIAIKLFGNDLNQLFTLGNLIQNTISDIPGLVDVSVEQQTEVPEIQIKANRLMLAKYGISMEEFNRFVNLSFAGEKQAEIFEGQKSFDLILRLNANYTNTIEGIRSALIDTDEGTKIPLEEVADIVSTMGPNAISRENVQRKIVVSVNVAGRDIGSAVEEIQKTIASSINLPEGYRIEYGGQFESAQKASRTLLIASILAIFVIFLLLYQEFKNVKLAGLILINLPLALIGGVFAVYFTSGVVSIPSIIGFITLFGIATRNGILLVSNYQNLAKKQISLHETVLNGSVDRLNPILMTAITAGLALIPMVINGDKPGNEIQSPMAIVILGGLITSTLLNIYIVPIIYELMNKKKQI, from the coding sequence GTGTTAAATAAAATTATAAGTTTTTCGCTTAACAATAAGTTATTCATATTGTTAGCAGCTGTTTTGTTGGTTGTTTACGGAGTGTATACTACCGATAAAATGGATATAGATGTATTCCCCGACCTTACTGCCCCAACTGTTGTTGTTATGACAGATGCTGAAGGTATGGCTTCGGAAGAAGTAGAACGATTGGTTACATTTCCTATAGAAACCGCAGTTAATGGCGCTACCGATGTAAGGCGTGTGCGTTCGTCTTCTATGCAGGGATATTCTTTTGTATGGATTGAATTTGATTGGGGCACTGATATTTTCAAGGCTCGTCAGATAGTAAGTGAGAAGATGGTAACTCTAACGGAAAGTATGCCTGAGGGTATTCAGCCTGTATTAGCTCCTCAATCAAGTGTGATGGGTGAGATATTGTTTATAGGTTTGCAGTCAGACACCACATCTCTAATGGAGCTTCGTACTATAGCAGAGTGGTTGGTTCAGCCAGTTATACTTGCAACTGGTGGAGTATCTCAAGTTACTATAATAGGTGGTGAGTATAAACAATATCAGGTGCTTGCCGACCCTAATCTTATGAAGTATTATGGTGTAAGTTTATCCGAACTATCGGAAGTTTGTTCGAGCATTTCAGAAAACTCAACAGGTGGTGTTGTTCGTGAGTTTGGTAATGAATATATGTTGCGAGGTATGGCTCGTACTCACGATTTGGAAGAGCTTGGCAATACTTTTGTTAAACACAACAATAATCAGCCAGTGTATCTTAGTGATGTAGCCGAAGTGAAGATTGGAGCGGCTGTTAAAATGGGAACGGCATCGCAGAATGCTTCGCCAGCAGTTATAGTATCTGTGTCTAAGCAACCAAATATAAACACACTAAACGTTACTAATAACATAGAGAAGAATCTTGAAGAACTTCAAAAAACTCTTCCAGCTGATGTAAAGATGGATACAAAGATATTCCGTCAGGCTGATTTTATAAATACTTCAGTCAATAATGTTTCTCGTGCACTTGTAGAAGGGGCTTTATTTGTTATAATAATTCTCTTCCTTTTCTTGGGCAGTTTCCGAACAACCATTATATCTGTTATTGCCATACCTTTATCGTTATTGGGAGCAATTATTATAATGCATTTGTTGGGTATGAACATTAATACTATGAGTTTGGGAGGAATGTGTATAGCTATAGGTTCGTTAGTTGATGATGCTATAATAGATGTAGAGAATGTTTATAAGCGACTAAAGCAAAATCATCAGAAGCCTAAACCAGATAGAGAGTCTTCATTCAAAATAGTATTTGAAGCATCGAAAGAGATACGAGCATCTATTATTAATGCAACAATGATTATTATAGTAGCTTTTATTCCTTTATTTTTCCTTTCAGGAATGGAAGGGCGTATGCTTAAACCGTTAGGTATTGCTTATATCGTATCACTGTTTATGTCTTTGATAGTAGCTATGACACTTACTCCTTTACTTTGTAAGATGCTTCTATCTAATGAAAAATACTTAGACAAAAACAAAAAGGATAGTTGGTTGGTTCGTAATCTTAGTAAATGGTACAAAATAACATTAGAGGGAGCTTTAAGATATAAAAAAACTATATTGTCGTCGGCTATAGCTTTGTTTGTTGTTGCCTTAGTGTTGTTTTCAACTATGGGTTCGGCTTTCTTACCAGAATTTAACGAAGGAGCTTTAACCATTTCGGCAGTATGTAAGCCCGGTGTGTCATTAGAAGAAAGTGATAAAGCAGGACAGCTTATGGAACGAGAACTTTTAAGTATTCCTGAAGTACAAACCACTGCGCGACGAACAGGTAGGGGTGAACTTGATGAACATTCTCAATCGACTAATGGAGCTGAAATAGATGTAAACTTTACACTTGGAGAACGTTCTCAAGAAGAATTTTTAACTGAAGTTCGTGAGAGATTAGGTAATATACCAGGGGTAGCCACAACGGTAGGTCAGCCTCTGGGGCATCGTATCGATCATATGCTTTCTGGAACAAGAGCTAATATAGCAATAAAGTTGTTTGGTAACGACTTAAATCAGTTATTCACATTAGGTAACTTAATACAAAATACTATTTCTGATATACCCGGATTAGTAGATGTTAGCGTAGAACAACAGACAGAAGTTCCCGAAATACAGATAAAGGCTAATCGTTTAATGCTTGCAAAGTATGGTATTAGTATGGAAGAGTTTAATAGATTTGTTAATCTATCTTTTGCAGGAGAGAAACAAGCTGAGATTTTTGAAGGACAGAAAAGCTTCGACCTGATACTAAGACTTAATGCAAATTATACAAATACTATAGAAGGTATACGCTCTGCGTTGATAGATACAGACGAAGGAACTAAAATTCCTTTAGAAGAAGTTGCAGATATTGTATCAACTATGGGTCCAAATGCTATAAGCAGAGAGAATGTTCAACGTAAGATAGTTGTTTCTGTAAATGTAGCAGGAAGGGATATTGGTTCGGCTGTCGAAGAGATACAAAAAACTATAGCTTCGTCGATTAATCTTCCCGAAGGTTATCGTATTGAGTATGGCGGACAATTCGAGAGTGCGCAGAAAGCATCACGTACACTACTTATAGCCTCTATCTTAGCTATATTTGTTATATTCTTACTGCTTTATCAAGAATTTAAGAATGTAAAACTTGCAGGATTAATACTTATAAATCTTCCTTTGGCATTGATAGGAGGGGTGTTTGCGGTATATTTCACATCAGGCGTAGTAAGTATTCCGTCTATTATAGGTTTTATAACTCTGTTTGGTATTGCTACTCGCAACGGTATATTGCTTGTGTCTAACTATCAGAATTTAGCAAAGAAACAAATATCTTTACACGAAACAGTATTAAACGGTTCGGTAGATAGATTAAACCCAATACTTATGACAGCTATAACTGCTGGCTTAGCTCTTATACCTATGGTGATTAATGGAGATAAACCAGGTAACGAGATACAAAGTCCGATGGCGATAGTTATATTAGGTGGATTAATAACATCTACTTTATTGAATATATACATAGTTCCAATTATATACGAATTAATGAATAAAAAGAAACAAATATGA
- a CDS encoding dipeptidase E (product_source=KO:K05995; cath_funfam=3.40.50.880; cog=COG3340; ko=KO:K05995; pfam=PF03575; superfamily=52317): MNLLLLSNSTNPGEEYLGWAKEHIKNFIGEATTAVFIPYAAVTLTYDEYEAKVDKVFSEFGCKVTSIHHAWSPLQAIKEAEMIIIGGGNTWRLVQQMRELDLLSAIKTKVSNGTPYIGWSAGSNVACPTMKTTNDMPIVDPRGMNTLNLIPFQINPHYLDAHPAGHGGETREDRIKEFMVLNPDTYVVGLREATLLKVIGNKLELIGDKTARLFKYKTETTELATTNDLSFLLHRAPEIESC, from the coding sequence ATGAACCTACTTTTATTGAGTAATTCCACCAATCCGGGTGAAGAGTATTTAGGTTGGGCGAAAGAACACATCAAAAATTTTATTGGTGAAGCAACAACCGCAGTGTTTATTCCTTATGCAGCAGTAACGCTTACTTACGATGAGTATGAAGCTAAGGTAGATAAGGTATTTTCGGAGTTTGGCTGTAAGGTAACAAGTATTCATCACGCTTGGAGTCCTCTTCAAGCTATAAAAGAAGCCGAAATGATAATTATAGGCGGAGGTAATACTTGGCGATTAGTTCAACAAATGCGTGAATTAGATTTACTTAGTGCAATAAAAACGAAAGTAAGCAATGGGACTCCTTATATAGGTTGGAGTGCAGGAAGTAACGTGGCTTGTCCGACAATGAAAACAACCAACGATATGCCTATTGTAGATCCAAGAGGAATGAATACATTAAACTTAATTCCTTTCCAAATCAATCCTCATTACTTAGATGCACACCCTGCCGGACACGGAGGCGAAACTCGTGAAGACCGTATAAAAGAGTTTATGGTACTCAACCCCGACACTTACGTTGTTGGTCTTAGAGAGGCTACTCTACTTAAAGTTATAGGTAACAAACTTGAGCTAATAGGCGACAAAACAGCTCGTTTATTCAAATACAAAACAGAAACTACAGAGCTTGCTACCACCAACGATTTGTCTTTTTTGCTTCATCGCGCCCCTGAAATAGAAAGTTGTTAA
- a CDS encoding SanA protein (product_source=KO:K03748; cog=COG2949; ko=KO:K03748; pfam=PF02698; transmembrane_helix_parts=Inside_1_6,TMhelix_7_29,Outside_30_225), with product MKKKFNIAVKILLSVIVLGFVLLFIIWGADRIVINKTRSSIYTNVNSIPKNKVGIVLGTAKYLGSGRVNLYFKYRIDATVKLYKAGKIDYVVVSGDNSRKNYNEPKLMKEDLVAAGIPENVIYLDYAGLRTLDSIVRMEKIFGQTEFTVISQRFHNERAVYIAKHYGLNAIGFNAKGVSSRRINGFKVQVREKLARVNLFIDFLINKQPKFLGEQIIIGEEKSND from the coding sequence ATGAAAAAGAAATTCAACATTGCAGTTAAAATTTTATTATCTGTAATTGTTTTGGGCTTTGTGTTGTTATTCATAATTTGGGGTGCAGATAGAATTGTAATAAATAAAACACGCTCTTCGATATATACTAATGTTAATTCTATTCCTAAAAATAAAGTGGGGATTGTGTTAGGAACAGCTAAGTATTTGGGTTCTGGACGGGTTAATTTATATTTCAAATACAGAATAGATGCAACGGTAAAACTTTACAAGGCTGGAAAAATAGACTACGTTGTAGTTAGTGGTGATAACAGTAGGAAAAACTATAACGAACCAAAACTTATGAAAGAAGATTTAGTAGCGGCGGGGATTCCAGAAAATGTTATTTATTTAGATTATGCAGGACTTCGCACTTTAGATTCTATAGTTCGTATGGAAAAAATATTCGGACAAACCGAGTTTACAGTAATATCTCAGCGTTTTCATAACGAGAGGGCTGTTTATATAGCTAAACATTATGGGCTAAATGCTATTGGTTTTAACGCAAAAGGAGTAAGCAGCAGACGTATAAACGGATTTAAGGTGCAGGTAAGAGAAAAACTTGCAAGAGTTAATCTGTTTATAGACTTTTTGATAAACAAACAACCTAAATTTTTAGGAGAACAAATTATTATAGGAGAGGAAAAATCAAATGACTAA
- a CDS encoding hypothetical protein (product_source=Hypo-rule applied; superfamily=57196; transmembrane_helix_parts=Inside_1_4,TMhelix_5_24,Outside_25_142), producing MFKQLLSILLIFTVNILFLSHAVIPHHHHDGLPHFIITEKHADHNPSSNNSCCCNHGEAEEEGSCQLDLGIDAILTTEQDYHNLVCCNDCSHNDLLYQAILLYYNFELNLNCDYSNKIPPYLISYSSADVDGIVGLRAPPRI from the coding sequence ATGTTTAAACAGTTACTATCAATACTACTAATCTTTACTGTTAATATCTTATTTTTAAGTCATGCAGTAATACCTCATCATCATCATGATGGGTTACCGCATTTTATAATTACCGAAAAACACGCTGACCATAATCCCTCCAGCAATAACTCTTGTTGTTGCAACCACGGAGAAGCTGAGGAGGAGGGTAGTTGTCAGTTAGATTTAGGTATTGATGCTATTCTTACAACAGAACAAGATTATCATAATTTAGTTTGTTGTAATGATTGTAGTCATAACGATTTACTTTATCAAGCCATTCTATTGTACTATAATTTCGAATTAAATCTAAATTGTGATTATAGTAATAAAATTCCACCCTATTTAATATCTTATTCATCGGCTGATGTTGATGGAATAGTTGGGTTACGTGCACCTCCACGTATTTAA
- a CDS encoding FKBP-type peptidyl-prolyl cis-trans isomerase (product_source=COG0545; cath_funfam=3.10.50.40; cog=COG0545; pfam=PF00254; superfamily=54534), protein MNKREYIQTNKDWLEAKAKEEGVKALSKGIYYKQINEGEKDGKHPAPRSIVTAHYTGWTINGKKFDSSRGGAPIAFRLNELIEGWIIAMQQMCIGDKWEVYIPAELGYGKFSQPGIPGGSTLIFEIELFGIA, encoded by the coding sequence ATGAACAAACGAGAATACATACAGACCAACAAAGATTGGTTGGAAGCAAAAGCCAAGGAGGAGGGTGTCAAGGCTCTTTCCAAAGGCATATATTATAAGCAAATAAACGAAGGGGAAAAAGACGGCAAACATCCAGCTCCTCGCAGTATTGTTACCGCCCATTACACGGGTTGGACTATCAACGGCAAAAAATTCGATAGTAGTCGTGGTGGTGCACCAATAGCGTTTCGCCTAAACGAGCTGATAGAGGGTTGGATTATAGCAATGCAGCAAATGTGCATTGGAGATAAATGGGAAGTTTATATTCCTGCTGAACTTGGATATGGCAAGTTTTCACAGCCAGGTATTCCAGGAGGATCGACACTCATATTTGAAATTGAATTATTTGGAATAGCATAG
- a CDS encoding ABC-type Zn2+ transport system substrate-binding protein/surface adhesin (product_source=COG4531; cath_funfam=1.20.1510.10; cog=COG4531; superfamily=53807), whose product MKKILFTLAVCGLTLFACNKTKSTEHIHGEDCNHEHVDSHEHKHDANCNHDHHHDTPAQESFTVEE is encoded by the coding sequence ATGAAAAAGATATTATTTACATTGGCTGTATGCGGCCTTACATTATTTGCTTGTAACAAAACAAAATCAACAGAACATATTCATGGTGAAGATTGCAATCACGAACACGTAGATAGCCACGAGCACAAACACGATGCTAATTGTAATCACGATCATCATCACGACACTCCTGCTCAAGAGAGCTTTACCGTAGAGGAATAA
- a CDS encoding hypothetical protein (product_source=Hypo-rule applied; pfam=PF02498; smart=SM01040; superfamily=56399), translated as MTKQETIKLFEEKKVRTIWDEEQEKWYFSIVDAVAILTDSTDPNAYWRKLKQRLKVEGNETVTNCHGLKLVAADGKKRMTDVADTEQLFRLIQSIPSPKAEPFKQWMAKVAADRLDQIQDPELSIEQAMTDYKRLGYSDSWINQRLKSIEIRKDLTDEWKKRGLEEGIQFATLTDVIYQAWADKTAKEYKQYKGLKKENLRDNMTNKELVLNMLAELSTKEISEATDPETFNEHIQVAQQGGEVARNARIELEAKTGKPVISPLNAKDGIMLKGEDSSQQDKIDLE; from the coding sequence ATGACAAAACAAGAAACCATAAAACTATTTGAAGAAAAGAAAGTTCGTACCATATGGGACGAAGAGCAAGAGAAATGGTATTTCTCTATTGTAGATGCGGTTGCTATATTAACGGATAGTACAGACCCAAATGCTTATTGGCGTAAATTGAAACAACGGTTAAAAGTAGAAGGAAATGAAACCGTGACAAACTGTCACGGTTTGAAATTGGTAGCTGCTGATGGAAAGAAACGTATGACTGATGTTGCTGATACAGAACAGCTTTTTCGTCTTATACAGTCTATTCCGTCACCTAAAGCGGAACCATTCAAACAATGGATGGCAAAAGTAGCAGCCGATCGGTTAGACCAAATACAAGACCCAGAACTTTCTATAGAACAGGCAATGACGGATTATAAACGTTTGGGATATTCGGATAGTTGGATTAATCAACGCTTGAAATCTATCGAAATTCGTAAAGACTTAACTGATGAATGGAAGAAACGAGGTTTAGAAGAGGGTATTCAGTTTGCTACATTAACAGACGTTATCTACCAAGCATGGGCAGATAAAACGGCTAAAGAATACAAACAGTATAAAGGATTGAAGAAAGAAAATCTGCGCGATAATATGACCAATAAAGAATTAGTGTTAAATATGTTAGCTGAACTTTCTACTAAGGAAATATCAGAAGCTACTGACCCTGAAACATTCAATGAGCATATACAAGTTGCACAACAAGGAGGTGAAGTTGCTCGAAACGCTCGCATCGAATTAGAGGCTAAAACAGGAAAGCCTGTTATCTCGCCTCTGAATGCGAAAGATGGAATTATGTTGAAAGGGGAAGATTCTTCGCAACAAGATAAAATTGATTTAGAATAA
- a CDS encoding cobalt-zinc-cadmium efflux system membrane fusion protein (product_source=KO:K15727; cath_funfam=2.40.50.100; cog=COG0845; ko=KO:K15727; pfam=PF16576; superfamily=111369,49373; tigrfam=TIGR01730), protein MKLKFICLSIITMILTGCHTHSHEHPEETHSHNTPLYLSTYDDYYEVFLEASPLAKDKPSEVTLYLTELPNTPVVVQSVTLSLIIDNKGIRQVQTNAFDTGIYKFALTPEIDGVAKILVDINSDKGNRQLAINDVMVYADAHTAEHIAEEQTNADAITFNKIQQWKIDFETKLPKQEMFGQVISTTGQIVSSQADETIIVAKTSGVVILNRNVLQGQAVSSNQELFTVSGAGMIDDNINVRLIEAQNDYIKAESDYNRANKLVEDGIVSQKEYTYIKSIYETSKVVYDNLYKNFSDKGQKVTSTQAGFIKEIFVANGEYVEAGQALASVAKNKTLLLKADVRMKYASLLKDISTANFRVLNSNKTYSIEELNGRLLSYGRSVNSDNFMLPVNFELNYKEGLVAGSFVEVFIKTKTDKEVMTIPTSALTEEQGSFFVYLQLNTENFERRQVYIGATDGISTEVLSGLDYSERVVSKGAVSVKLAQAAGALDPHAGHVH, encoded by the coding sequence ATGAAATTAAAATTTATATGTTTAAGTATCATAACAATGATACTTACAGGGTGTCATACACATTCGCATGAACACCCAGAAGAAACACATTCACATAACACTCCTTTGTATTTAAGCACTTACGATGATTATTATGAAGTGTTTCTTGAAGCTTCACCTTTAGCAAAAGATAAGCCATCGGAAGTTACTCTATATCTTACTGAACTGCCTAATACGCCTGTTGTAGTGCAATCGGTTACTCTTAGTTTGATAATAGATAATAAAGGTATACGACAAGTGCAGACGAATGCTTTCGATACAGGTATTTATAAGTTTGCTCTAACTCCTGAAATAGATGGAGTGGCAAAAATATTAGTAGATATTAATTCGGATAAAGGCAATAGACAGTTGGCTATAAACGATGTAATGGTATATGCTGATGCTCATACTGCCGAACATATAGCGGAAGAGCAAACTAATGCAGATGCTATTACTTTTAATAAGATACAACAGTGGAAGATAGATTTTGAAACGAAACTGCCTAAACAAGAGATGTTTGGACAGGTAATATCTACTACTGGTCAAATAGTATCTTCGCAAGCAGACGAAACTATTATTGTAGCTAAAACATCAGGTGTGGTTATCTTAAACAGAAATGTTTTGCAAGGACAAGCAGTATCTTCTAATCAAGAACTGTTTACAGTTTCGGGTGCAGGTATGATAGACGATAATATTAACGTGCGACTTATTGAGGCTCAAAACGATTATATTAAAGCTGAAAGCGATTACAATCGTGCTAATAAACTTGTAGAAGATGGTATAGTATCGCAAAAAGAGTATACTTATATAAAGAGTATATACGAAACATCTAAAGTGGTGTACGATAACCTGTATAAAAACTTCTCAGATAAAGGACAGAAAGTAACAAGCACACAAGCTGGTTTTATTAAAGAAATCTTTGTGGCTAATGGCGAATATGTTGAAGCGGGGCAAGCTTTAGCAAGTGTTGCTAAGAATAAAACTTTATTACTAAAGGCTGATGTAAGAATGAAATACGCATCTTTACTTAAAGATATTTCTACCGCTAATTTTAGAGTTCTTAACTCTAATAAAACATATTCAATTGAAGAACTAAACGGTAGATTACTATCTTATGGTAGGTCGGTAAACAGTGATAATTTTATGCTTCCTGTAAACTTTGAACTAAACTATAAAGAAGGTCTTGTTGCGGGTAGCTTTGTCGAGGTTTTTATTAAAACTAAAACCGATAAAGAAGTAATGACTATACCCACATCAGCTCTCACGGAAGAACAAGGCTCGTTCTTTGTTTATTTGCAACTTAACACTGAAAACTTTGAACGCCGACAAGTCTACATAGGTGCAACAGATGGTATTTCTACCGAAGTATTGTCGGGATTAGATTATTCGGAGAGGGTGGTAAGTAAAGGAGCTGTGTCTGTTAAACTTGCTCAAGCAGCAGGTGCTTTAGATCCTCATGCAGGACACGTTCATTAA
- a CDS encoding tRNA modification GTPase (product_source=KO:K03650; cath_funfam=1.20.120.430,3.30.1360.120; cog=COG0486; ko=KO:K03650; pfam=PF01926,PF10396,PF12631; smart=SM00382; superfamily=52540; tigrfam=TIGR00450) encodes MTNQSTICAISTAPGVGGVAVIRVSGAEAFTVVDKIFVSTKKNTSLSQQKPYTLIYGKILKGDEILDEVIVGVFHNPNSFTGENTVEITCHGSTYIQQEILKLLIENGASLAAPGEFTQRAFLNGKMDLSQAEAVADLISSSSSASHRLAINQMRGGFSKELLNLRTKLLDFVSLIELELDFGEEHVEFADRTQLLDLTNIIKELISKLVNSFNLGNAIKNGIPVVIVGETNAGKSTLLNHFLNEDKAIVSDVHGTTRDVIEDVININGITFRFIDTAGIRSTTDEIESLGIERTFQKISQASIIIWMIDTTHFNKEIEYIADKIIPSSEDKKLIIIFNKIDKLNNEELSLLEDEFLPHIPAERIFLSAKYKQNTEILEKALLSAANLPELKNEDVVVTNMRHYEALSKALTAIERVETGLKDGIPADLVSQDIRECMHYLGEITGGEVTTDNILQNIFQNFCIGK; translated from the coding sequence ATGACTAATCAATCTACTATTTGTGCAATATCAACCGCTCCTGGAGTTGGAGGCGTTGCAGTAATAAGAGTATCTGGAGCCGAAGCCTTTACGGTAGTTGATAAGATATTTGTTTCTACAAAGAAAAATACTTCATTGTCGCAGCAAAAACCTTACACTTTAATTTATGGTAAAATATTAAAAGGAGATGAAATACTCGATGAAGTAATAGTAGGAGTATTTCATAATCCAAATTCTTTTACAGGAGAAAATACAGTAGAAATAACTTGTCACGGTTCGACCTATATACAACAAGAAATATTAAAGCTTTTGATAGAAAATGGAGCTTCATTAGCTGCTCCTGGTGAGTTTACTCAAAGAGCTTTCCTAAATGGTAAAATGGACTTGTCGCAGGCGGAAGCAGTTGCCGATCTTATATCTTCCTCATCTTCGGCATCGCATCGATTGGCAATAAACCAGATGAGAGGAGGTTTTAGCAAAGAACTCCTAAATCTAAGAACAAAACTATTAGACTTTGTTTCGTTAATAGAATTAGAATTAGATTTTGGCGAAGAACACGTAGAATTTGCAGATAGAACTCAACTTTTAGACCTTACTAATATTATAAAAGAGTTAATATCTAAATTAGTAAATTCGTTTAACTTGGGTAATGCAATAAAGAACGGTATTCCTGTAGTTATAGTAGGAGAGACCAATGCAGGTAAATCAACCCTCTTAAACCACTTCTTGAATGAAGATAAAGCCATCGTTTCAGACGTTCACGGTACAACTCGCGATGTAATAGAAGATGTGATTAATATTAATGGTATAACATTTCGTTTTATAGATACGGCAGGAATACGGAGTACTACAGATGAAATAGAATCATTAGGTATTGAACGAACATTTCAGAAAATAAGTCAGGCTTCTATAATAATATGGATGATAGATACTACTCATTTTAATAAAGAAATAGAATATATTGCTGATAAAATAATTCCATCATCAGAAGATAAGAAATTGATTATTATTTTCAATAAAATAGATAAGCTTAATAACGAAGAACTTTCATTATTAGAAGATGAATTTTTACCGCACATTCCAGCAGAGCGTATCTTTTTATCTGCTAAATATAAACAAAATACAGAAATATTAGAAAAGGCATTACTATCAGCTGCGAATTTACCTGAATTGAAAAATGAAGACGTTGTTGTTACCAATATGCGCCACTACGAAGCATTGTCGAAAGCGTTAACAGCAATAGAAAGAGTTGAAACCGGACTAAAAGATGGTATTCCTGCCGACCTCGTTTCGCAAGACATTCGAGAGTGTATGCATTATTTGGGCGAAATTACAGGAGGTGAAGTAACAACAGATAATATACTACAGAATATTTTCCAGAATTTTTGTATCGGGAAGTAG